A stretch of the Lactuca sativa cultivar Salinas chromosome 9, Lsat_Salinas_v11, whole genome shotgun sequence genome encodes the following:
- the LOC111903004 gene encoding caffeic acid 3-O-methyltransferase, whose product MGSDEEQFAYAMQLVTSMSLTMVLVNAMKLKIFETIAEAGPDARLSAHEIVSRLSMTNPSAHQMLDRMLRLLATHSVVTCNQQEREFGLVRVYGLTPVAKYFVPNEDGVSLCALMELLQDKAFVDSWFKLKDSLLEGGVPFDMVHGTHAFEYPALDARFNKVFNNAMTNHTTMVMNKILECYHGFENLKQVVDVGGGLGVNLNIIISKYPTIKGINFDLPHVIQHAPVSPGIEHIGGDMFEEVPPSDAIFMKWILHDWSDDHCEKLLKNCYKALSNEGKVIVVESILPFLSNTSSSDKVTTQIDAIMMTQNPGGKERTKHEFLVLAKNAGFTGIKMECFVCNLWVMEFYK is encoded by the exons ATGGGTTCGGATGAGGAGCAATTCGCATATGCAATGCAACTGGTTACCTCCATGTCCCTCACCATGGTGCTGGTGAATGCAATGAAGCTCAAGATCTTCGAGACTATAGCAGAGGCAGGACCTGATGCACGGCTCTCGGCTCATGAGATCGTATCCCGTTTGTCCATGACAAATCCGAGTGCCCACCAGATGCTCGATCGAATGCTTCGGTTGCTCGCTACTCATTCTGTTGTAACCTGCAATCAACAAGAACGTGAGTTTGGTCTGGTTCGAGTGTATGGACTCACCCCCGTTGCCAAATACTTTGTTCCAAACGAAGATGGGGTGTCCTTATGTGCTTTGATGGAGTTGCTTCAAGATAAAGCGTTCGTTGACAGTTG GTTTAAACTCAAAGATTCATTGTTAGAAGGAGGTGTTCCATTTGATATGGTTCATGGAACACATGCATTTGAATATCCAGCATTAGATGCAAGGTTCAATAAGGTCTTCAACAATGCCATGACGAATCATACTACTATGGTGATGAACAAAATTCTAGAGTGCTACCATGGTTTTGAAAACCTCAAGCAAGTGGTTGATGTGGGAGGTGGTTTAGGAGTCAATCTCAACataatcatatcaaaatatcccaCTATAAAAGGCATTAATTTTGATTTGCCACATGTGATCCAACATGCACCGGTCTCTCCTG GTATAGAACATATTGGAGGAGATATGTTTGAAGAGGTTCCCCCAAGTGATGCCATCTTTATGAAG TGGATATTGCATGATTGGAGCGATGATCATTGTGAAAAGTTGCTAAAGAATTGCTACAAGGCATTGTCAAATGAGGGGAAGGTTATTGTAGTTGAGAGCATTCTTCCTTTTTTGTCCAACACAAGCTCTTCCGATAAAGTCACCACTCAAATAGATGCAATCATGATGACACAAAATCCAGGAGGAAAGGAGCGCACAAAGCATGAGTTTCTTGTGCTGGCTAAAAATGCAGGATTCACTGGAATAAAAATGGAATGCTTCGTTTGCAACCTTTGGGTCATGGAATTTTACAAGTag